GAGAACGATGGTCGTCTCCATCATCGAGAACGGCGCGGAGTCGGTGGAGGTCTCGGCCCGCCCCGCCTTGCCGAAGACCGTGGCCACTTCCGGGAAGGACTTGATGATCTTATCCTGCATCTGGAGGATCTTCGACGCCTCGGTCACCGAGATCCCCGGCAAGGTGGTCGGCATATACAGGATCGACCCTTCATTCAGCGGCGGCATGAATTCGCTGCCGATAAACAGGAAGACCGGCATGCTCAGGGCGAAGACCAGCGCGGCGGCGAGGATCACCCGTTTCGGGTACTTCAGAACGAAATCGATGACCGGGCCGTAGATTTTGAAAAGCGCCCGCGAGAGCGGATGATCCTCCTCGGAATGGATCGTGCCCACCAACACCTTATTCGCCATGCCGTTCAGCCAGCCCGGTTTGAGATGGAATTTCTTCACCCGGATAAACAACAGCTGAATGGCTGGCACCAGCGTGATCGCCAGCAAGGCTCCGAAGAACATCGCGAAGTTTTTGGTGAAAGCCAGGGGCCGGAAAAGCCGTCCTTCGATCCCCTCCAGGGTGAAGATGGGCAGGAAGGAGACGCCGATGACAATCAGCGAGAAGAAGGACGGACGGCCCACCTCCTGCATGGAGCCGATCAGTACCTCGCGGTAATCGCCTTTCTCCCCCCGGGCCTGCCAGAGATGGAGCTGCTTATGGCCGTTTTCGATCATTACGATCGAGGCGTCGACCATCGCGCCGATGGCGATGGCGATCCCGCCCAGGGACATGATATTCGATGTCAGCCCCAGATACTTCATGGGAATGAACGAAAAAAGCACCGCGATGGGCAAGGTGACGATCGGCACCATCGCCGACGGCACGTGCATCAGGAAGACCAGGATCACCAGGGCGACGACGATCATCTCTTCGAACAGCTTGTTGCTGAGGGTCTTGATGGAGTCTTGGATCAGCGTCGAGCGGTCGTAGACCGGGATCAGCTCCACGCCTTCCGGCAATTGAATCTCTTTGAGCTTCTCCTTGACGTTATGGATCACATTCATGGCGTTTTCGCCGTACCGCATGATCACGATCCCGCCGACGGTCTCGCCCATGCCGTTGAAGTCGGCGAGGCCGCGCCGCATGTCCGGCCCCAGGCTGATTTTGGCCACATCTTTGATCGTGACCGGGAAGCCGTTCATCGATTTGAGCACGATTGCGCCGATGTCATCCTTGCCTTTGATATAACCGCGCACCGTCACCATGAATTCCCGTCCCGCGATGTCCAGCAGCCTGGCGCCGACCTCTTCGTTGGCGGACTGCACCGCCCGGACTACGTCGCTGACGGACAATTGGTAAACAGCCAGCGCCTTCGGGTCCAGGGTGATCTGGTATTGGTTGACAAAGCCGCCGATGGACGCGACCTCAGAGACGCCCTTGACCGCCTGGAGCGCGTATTTGAGTTGCCAGTCCTGGAAACGCCGCAGGTCGGCCAGGGAGTTCCGGCCGGTCCGGTCGACCAGGGCGTACTGGTAGATCCAGCCCAAGCCGGTGGCGTCGGGCCCCAGCTCCAGCTTGACGCCCTGGGGCAGCTGCGTACTGACTTTGGAGAGATACTCCATCACCCGGGAACGGGCCCAATACACGTCGGTACCGTCCTCGAAGATGATATAAACATAGGAGAAGCCGTAATCGGAAAAGGCCCGGATATCCTTGACCTTCGGCGCGCCGAGCAACGCCGAGACGATCGGGTAGGAGACCTGGTCCTCGATGATTTGCGGCGGCCGGTCCCAACGGGCGTAGACGATCACCTGGGTGTCGGTGAGGTCCGGGATCGCATCCAGCGGGATCTGATGGATGGCCCAGATAGCCCAAAAAACGACGGCCACCACTCCGATGAAGACAAACGCCCTGTTCCTGGCGGACCATTCGATAATACGTTCGATCATGTGCAGGATCCTTTCCTGGCAGATTTTCGCGGCCCGTATCCGGGCTCCGTCAGCGAAGCCTGTTCACGGCCATCAATGGTTCATGCTCATGTTGCCGGTCGCCGCCTTGAGCTGACTCTCGGAATCGATAAAGAAATTGGCGGAGCTGACCACTTTTTCACCGAAGCGGACGCCGGAGATGACCTCGTAGTATCCTGCGGCATGGCGGCCCAGCACCAACTGGCGCGGTTCGAAATAACCGTCGCCCTGGCTGACGAAGGCAAGCTGGCGCCCGCCGCTGTCGATCACCGCCTCTTCCGGCAGGGCCACCACCGCGCCGATGGGAACCTCGATATCCACATCCACGTAGCTTTCATGCGCCAGCGGAGTGTCCGAGCCGGCCAGAATCCGCGCCCGGATGCTGCGGGTCTCCGGGTCGAGGACCGTATCCAGCGAATCGATGGTGCCGTATAAGGTTTTCCCGGCCAGCTCCGGGCCGGAGATGCGGACTTTTTGGCCTGCCTTGACATAGGGGAGATCGTTCTGGTAAATCCGGGCGTAGATCCAAACCCGGGAGGAGCTCCCCCCCTCGATCAGCGAGTCGTCGCTGCGGCCCCGGGCGATCAGCCGGTTGATCTGGGCGTTGCTGTAGCCCATGATCGCCAGCTTTTTGCGGGCCGAGTCCAGGATCACCCTGGCGCTTTCCTGGCCGTCGCCCCCGGCCAGGCTGTGATAATAACGGTTGGCGCTGATCAGCTCCTGCTGCGCCGCGTAAAGATCGGTATCGTGAGAGATCGTGCCGTAAGCCCGGATCGTCCGGCTCAGCGCCTGTCTCCCGACGACTGTGGTTTT
Above is a genomic segment from Hydrogenispora ethanolica containing:
- a CDS encoding efflux RND transporter permease subunit, translating into MIERIIEWSARNRAFVFIGVVAVVFWAIWAIHQIPLDAIPDLTDTQVIVYARWDRPPQIIEDQVSYPIVSALLGAPKVKDIRAFSDYGFSYVYIIFEDGTDVYWARSRVMEYLSKVSTQLPQGVKLELGPDATGLGWIYQYALVDRTGRNSLADLRRFQDWQLKYALQAVKGVSEVASIGGFVNQYQITLDPKALAVYQLSVSDVVRAVQSANEEVGARLLDIAGREFMVTVRGYIKGKDDIGAIVLKSMNGFPVTIKDVAKISLGPDMRRGLADFNGMGETVGGIVIMRYGENAMNVIHNVKEKLKEIQLPEGVELIPVYDRSTLIQDSIKTLSNKLFEEMIVVALVILVFLMHVPSAMVPIVTLPIAVLFSFIPMKYLGLTSNIMSLGGIAIAIGAMVDASIVMIENGHKQLHLWQARGEKGDYREVLIGSMQEVGRPSFFSLIVIGVSFLPIFTLEGIEGRLFRPLAFTKNFAMFFGALLAITLVPAIQLLFIRVKKFHLKPGWLNGMANKVLVGTIHSEEDHPLSRALFKIYGPVIDFVLKYPKRVILAAALVFALSMPVFLFIGSEFMPPLNEGSILYMPTTLPGISVTEASKILQMQDKIIKSFPEVATVFGKAGRAETSTDSAPFSMMETTIVLKPEAEWREKRQWYSGLPEFLKGPFRLFWPDRISYEELLAQMTRELRIPGQVNMWAQPIKGRIDMLTTGVRTPVGIKIYGDDIAAIERIGKQIELHVPMIRGTRSVYAERTSGGYFVDINLKRDEIARYGLSVEEVQMNLMYAVGGENITQTIEGRERFPINLRYPRELRDTAEKIRQVYITTMAGVQVPLSQLAEVTLTTGPGMIRDENGRLAGYVFVDPGNRDIGGYVTELKATIAKNVKIPPGYVISYSGQYESMERVKNRMLLIIPVTLAIIFFLLYFNTRSYVKTAIILLAVPFSLIGVAWALFLLKYNLSIGVWCGIIALLGVDAETGVFMLLYLDLAYDSQAKEGRMKTLADLKAAIHEGAVKRIRPKMMTVAVMFMGLLPIMWAPLSETGADMMKRIAAPMVGGIFVSFLMELAVYPAIYLLWRKRSLANRSQQPAAHPPDELLPPVTVGAES
- a CDS encoding efflux RND transporter periplasmic adaptor subunit; its protein translation is MKTRCKIVIGAAVAVVLAVAGLIGYHQLKPAGPAGGEDSMAAMEMGDESGPAMAGMDMGAMPGMAMGESAPEDKNVPGYAPIQLDARRQQLIGVKTTVVGRQALSRTIRAYGTISHDTDLYAAQQELISANRYYHSLAGGDGQESARVILDSARKKLAIMGYSNAQINRLIARGRSDDSLIEGGSSSRVWIYARIYQNDLPYVKAGQKVRISGPELAGKTLYGTIDSLDTVLDPETRSIRARILAGSDTPLAHESYVDVDIEVPIGAVVALPEEAVIDSGGRQLAFVSQGDGYFEPRQLVLGRHAAGYYEVISGVRFGEKVVSSANFFIDSESQLKAATGNMSMNH